A region of the Paraburkholderia flava genome:
CGCGCGAACTCACCGAGTCCGCGCTGCGCGCCGCCAACGTGCGCCCCGCGACGACAATCGAGATCGGCAGCCGCGAGGCAATCCATGAAGCGATCCGTCACGACATGGGCTGCAGTCTGATGCCGGCTGGTGAAGTGCCAGCGAGTCCCGATCTGCGGATTTTGCCGCTCGAAGGCGACGCGCCCGCGTCGCACGAGTACGTCTACCATCTCGGCGCGCGTTCGGGCGCGCTGCTGATCGACACGTTCATCGCGGTGCTCGCCGCATCGCGCGACGCGCGCACATAAAAAGTCTGATAGCCGCATCCGCCTATTTGCGGAAAACGACACGTCGAGGTCACCCGCCAAACCTAACCTTGCTGCTCCACGACGCCTTACGAGGCGTTTCGTCGAAACATGGGGAGTAAGGAGAAGAAGATGGCAACGTTCATCGGCCGCTGGTCGATCGGTATGGCATTGGCCGCGGCGCTCGGCACGCTCGCGGCCTGCGGCGGAAGCAGCGGCGGCAACGGCGGTGCGACACGCACCAACGCAACGCCGCCCGTCACGTCGACACCGGTCAGCAAGACCCTCGTCGTCGAACTCGACGGCCTCACGTATAGCGCGCTGACCAAGGGGATCGCCAGCGGCACGCTGCCGAATCTCGCGAAACTCACGGTCGCGCCCGCGTACAGCGGCGGCATCGTGAATACCCTTGGCCAGCAGCCGAATCTCGACACGCCGGGCTGGGCAAGCCTCGTCACCGGTACGTGGGCGAATCGCCATCAGGTGAACTCGGATGCGCCGGGTCAGGCATTGCACGCCGACACGTTATTCAAAACGCTGCGTGCGGCGAACGGCGGCAAGGCGGGTGTCGCGGCATCGTCGAGCGGTCTTGCTGCTCTGCTCGCACCGGACCGCAATGCAGGTTACCTCGATGCAGTCACGAACTGCGCGAACGTCGACAGCTGTGTGACGCAGAACGCGCTCACGTGGATCGACGGCGGCTACTCGCTGGTGTTCGCGCAATATCACTCGGCGCAGGATGCCGCGCTAAACACAGGCTTTTCCACCGACTACTCGAACACGCTCGCGCAACTCGACGCGGCGCTCGGCACGCTGCGCGCGGAAACCGCGAAGCGCAGCGGTGAGAACTGGCTCGTGGTGGTCACAGCGAGCCACGGTCTGAATGCAGCCGGCGGTGCAGACGGTCTACCGCTGCTGAACGAAGCGACGAGCTTCGTCGCGCTCAGTCAAACCGCGAACGCGCTCGCGAGCGATTCGAGCGCACCGACGACACTCGCCGCGCTTTATCCGCGCGCCAGCATCGCCGATATCGCGCCGACCGTGCTCGCCAATCAAGGCGCGCTGCCGACGCCCGCGAGCTACGTGATGGACGGCGGTCCGCTCGTCGGCGCAACGCCGGTCTCGCAACTGAACGGCGTCACCGGTGCGGATCATCTGAGCGTCGTGCTGACGTGGAACGCGCCGGCGAGCGGCGCGATCACGGTGCTGCGCGACGGCGCGACGATCGCGACGCTGCCCGCCGGCACCGCGACGTACACCGACAGCAATCTCGGCGTGACCGTGAGCGGCGCGTATCAGTTCAACTACACGGTCGTCGCGGGCGGCACGCCTGCGTCGACCATCGCACAGGCGAACTATGTTGCCCCGCCCCCGCCGCCGCCTCCTCCGCCGACGCTCGCAACCACGCTCACGAATGGCCTCTCGTCGTACTACCCGTTCGGCACGCTGCCGCCGGTCGACCGGATGAGCGCGAGCACGATGGCACCCTGGGCTGCGGATGCCGACGGCGGTTCGCTGACCACCGTGGCCGATCCGTTCGGCGGCAAGGGGCTGCAGGTCGACACGAACATCGTCGACACCAACGGCTTCGACGGCTACAAGCTCACGCAGACGAACGACGTGACGAAGCAGCCGCAGTTCACGCTCGGCACATGGTTCATGACGTCGTGCACGAACGCGACCAGCAACGGCACGCCGATCCTGTCGAACAAGAACTACTTCACCGGCAAGAACGCGGGCCTCGCATTCGGCCTGTTCCCCGGCTCGGGCGGCACGTGCAACGTGCGCTTCAACATCGGCGACGGCTCGGTGCGCAACGACGTGACCAACCTGAACGTCACCGCGAATCGCTGGGTGTACCTCGCGCTGACCGTCGATACCGTCGCGAAGACGATGAACACGTACATCTTCGATCCGGTCCTCGGCGAACAGAAGAGCCTCGGCGTCGCGATGACGATCGACGTGACGAAGTTGCCCGGCCTCGGCGTGTTCGGCCTCAACGAAGACGGCACCGGCCGCTACTTCATGAATTCGTGCAGCGACTCGCCGCCGTACACGGTCGGCCAGTGCGGCGCATCGCCGCCGGACGTGCAGTCGTTCGCCGATCTCGCGATGTGGACCCGCGTCCTGACCGAAACGGAACTGCAGTCGATCTTCGGCTCCGGCAAACCGCTGTCCACTCTCATTCACTGACGGAGCCGCCATGCAACCGATCTCTCTCAACGGATTCCCGAAGCTCGTCGCGGCTGCCGTCGCGCTGACGCTGTGCGCCGCGCTCGCCGCATGCGGCAGCGACAGCTCCTCCAACCCGACACCGGGAAGCAATGCGGCAGCCGGTGCGGGCGGCGCAAGCGCTCCGCAGCCGATCGCTGCCGGCGCCGGTCCCGCGTCCGGACCCTGCGCCGCATCCGGCGCGGCCGCGAGCCAGCCGACGAGTGCAATGCAGCTGCATTGCGCACCGTGACCCCTTCGAGCGAACCGACTTCCGACATGACCTCACTCACTCGTCGCAATTTTCTACGCGCCGCCGCAGCCGGCGCTGCGATCTCAACGTTCCCGCCGGCGATCCGCCGCGCGCTCGCGATTCCCGCGAACAACACAACCGGCACGATCAACGACGTGCAGCACGTCGTGATCCTGATGCAGGAAAACCGCTCGTTCGATCATTACTTCGGCACGCTGCCCGGCGTCCGCGGTTACGCTGACCGGATGACGATTCCGCAGCCCGGCGGCGTCCCCGTCTGGCAGCAAAGCGACAGCAAGCGCACGGTATTGCCGTTCCATCTCGACAGCACGCAAGGCAACGCGCTGCGTGCCGGCGGCGCGCATTCGTGGACCGACGCGCATCAAGCCTGGAACAATGGCGCCATGACGAACTGGCCGCAGTTCAAGGGCGATGTATCGATGGGTTATCTGCGGCAGAGCGACCTGTCGTTCCAGTTCGCGCTGGCGAACGCGTTCACGATCTGCGATGCGTATCACTGTTCGCTGCACGGCGGCACGAACTCGAATCGACTGTTCCTGTGGAGCGGGTCGAACGGGCCGACCGGTTCGGGGTTGTCGGTGGTCAACAACGACGGCTGGGACAGCATCGCTGCATCGACGACGGGCTTCACGTGGACCAGCTATCCCGAGCGTCTGCAGGCAGCGGGCGTGTCGTGGAAGGTCTACGAGAACCAGCCCGACAACTTCACCGACAATCCGCTCGCCGGTTTCAAGGCCTACCGGAAAGTCGTCGAAGCGGTAACGGGTGCGCCGAACACGCCGTACACGGCACAGATCGACGCCACCCAGCCGCTCTACAAGGGCATCGGCAACACGATGCCCGACGGCGGCTTCCTGCAGGCACTGAGCGACGACATCGCCGCCGGTACGTTGCCGCAGGTCAGCTGGATCGTCGCGCCCGCGAGTTATTGCGAGCATCCGAGCACGTCGACGCCGGGACAAGGCGCATGGTACATCCAGCAGCTACTCGATGCGCTGACCGCGAATCCGGACGTGTGGAGCAAGACCGTGCTCTTCATCAACTTCGACGAGAACGACTGCTTCTTCGACCACGTGCCGCCGCCCGACGCGCCGACGCGCAACGCCGACGGAACGTATGCAGGTAAATCGACGGTCGACACGCGCTTCGAATACTTCGACTTTCCGACGCCGCCGGGCAACGGCGGCAACGAGCAGCCCGACGGTCTCACGTATGGTCCCGGCCCGCGCGTGCCGATGTATGTCGTGTCGCCGTGGAGCCGTGGCGGTTGGGTCAATTCGCAGACGTCCGATCACACGTCGGTGCTGCGTTTTCTCGAGCAGCGTTTCGGCGTGAAGGAAAGCAATATCAGCGACTGGCGGCGCACCGTGTTCGGTGACCTTACGTCGGCATTCGACTTCAAGAATCCGAACAGCAGCGCCGTGCCATCGATTCCCGCGCCGGCCAAAGCCGCAGCCGACACGCAGTCGGATCAGCAAAGCGCACTTGGCGCGGCACCGGTGCCGTCGGTCAGCACGCAGCAGATGCCGGTTCAGCCGCCGATGGCAAGAAAGTCGCGTGCGTTGCCGTACGAGCTGCACGTCAGCGCGAACGCGGACGTCGCGAGCGGCAACGTGTGGCTCGTGTTCAGCAACACGGGTAGCGTCGGCGCGGTGTTTCATGTGTACGACCGGCTGCATCTGGATCGCACGCCGCGTCGCTACACCGTCGAAGCGGGCAAAGAACTGTCTGACTCATGGGCGGCGGTCACCGATAACGCCGGTGCGTACGATCTGTGGGTGCTCGGACCGAACGGATTCCATCGCGCGTTCCAGGGCAACATGACGTCGCTCGCGACGGGTCCGGCGCCGGAGATTCGCGTGTGCTACGACGTCGTCAACGACGCGACGTTCGTGACGCTGATGAACACCGGCAAGGCGAATGCGAACTTCGTCGTGACGGCGAATGCGTATCGTGTCGACGGTCCGTGGAGTTATGCGGTGCCGCCGCAGATGCAGGTCGAGCCGTCGTGGAATCTGGGGACCGTCGGCGGGTGGTACGACTTCACGGTCGCGGCCGACAATGGATTCGTGCGGCGCTTTGCAGGGCGGCTGGAGACGGGTCAAGACAGTACGAGTGATCCGGCTTCGTGATGGGTGGGGTTGCATGCGAGATTGCATGCAACCCTGACTTGATCTACCCGGCTTGACGGGTGCTGCGCGATCGCGGCGCCCGTTAAGCCTCAAGCCGCTTCGCGAATCTTGCGCACGTATGTTTGCGCAGGCCTCACCTGTGAGCCATCCTCGCGCGCGACGGGGATCTTGCGCAACGCGCGGCCGCTCACGCGGTCGATCAGCACCGAGTGCTTTTCGCCTTGCTTGAAGAGGTTCGCTTCGCCCCATTGACGCAGCATCACGATCACCGGGAACAGCCCTTCGCCCTGCGAGGTCAGCTGGTATTCCTGATAAGCGGAGCCGTCGGAAGCGGGCACGAGTTCGAACACGTTTTCTTCGACGAGCCGGCGCAGCCGGTCAGTCAACACGTTGCGCGCGATGCCGAGACTCGCTTCGAATTCGCCGAAGCGACGAATGCCGTCGAACGCATCGCGCACGATCAGCATCGACCAGCGGTCGCCGACGATATCGAGTGAGCGCGCCACCGGACAGGCCGAATCGGCCAGACTCTTTCGCTTCGCCATTGCCATCACCTCGTTTGCGTGTGTCGAATCGGTTGTATTTTAAAACACGTCTGCGTTCTACGTATTCTTGCAGCGCGGTTGCAGCGCTGTCTGGAATGCCTGTCCGACATACCGGACGCAGGGATGCAAGCGGCATCCAGGGTACGCATGCTAGGCTAGTCCGATTCGCTACTCATACCGATCCCCGGAGACACCTTGCCATGCCCACGCCTTCCGTTCTCGCCCACCTTCCCGCCGATCTCGACGACGCACTGCTGATCGGACGCGTGTGGCGTCCGGCACCCGCCGACGGTCCGGCGGTGATCGTCGTGCGACATGGCGAAGCATTCGACATCACGCACGTCGCGCCGACCACCGCCGATCTGTTCGATCGTCCCGATGCGGTCGAGGTCGCGCGTCACGCGCCCGGCGAATCGCTCGGTCCCGCCGACGCGCTGCTACACGCGGCGCTCGATGCAGCGACGCCCGCCGCCGTGCCGTCGCGTGCACCGCGTCTGCTCGCACCGTGCGACGTGCAGGCGATCAAGGCATGCGGCGTGACGTTCGCGGTGAGCCTGCTCGAGCGCGTGATCGAAGAGCACGCGGGCGGCGACGCAGCAAAGGCCGACGAGACCCGTGCGATGATCAATCAACTGATCGGCGCCGATCTGTCGAAAATCAAACCGGGTTCGGAAGCAGCCGCGAAGCTCAAGGAAGAATTGCAGCGGCGCGGTGCGTGGTCGCAATACATGGAAGTCGGCATCGGCCCGGATGCCGAAGTGTTTTCGAAGGCGCAGCCGATGTCGTCGGTTGGCTTCGGTGCGAATGTCGGTCTTTATCCGACGTCGCAATGGAACAACCCCGAGCCCGAGATCGTGCTCGCGGTGAACAGCCGTGGCGAAACCGTCGGCGCGACGCTCGGCAACGACGTGAACCTGCGCGACATCGAAGGCCGTTCCGCACTGCTGCTCGGCAAGGCGAAGGACAACAACGGCTCGTGCTCGATCGGACCGTTCGTGCGGCTGTTCGACGGCGCATTCACACTCGACTCGGTGCGCACCGCGAGCGTGTCGCTGCGCATCGACGGTATCGACGACGGCTTCGTGCTCGACGGCGTGAGCCACATGAGCGAGATCAGCCGCGATCCCGAGGATCTGGTGCAGCAGACCTGCGGCGCGCATCATCAGTATCCCGACGGCTTCATGCTGTTCCTCGGCACGATGTTCTCGCCGATCAAGGATCGCGACACGCCGGGCGGTGGTTTCACCCATCATCTCGGCGACGTCGTGACGATCTCGACGCCGACGCTCGGCGCACTCGTCAACACCGTGCGGCTATCGACGCAGATCGAACCGTGGACCTTCGGCGTGCGCGCGCTGTATCGCAATCTTGCGCGTCGTGGGTTGGGCGGGGATATCGCGGCAACCGCAGCGTAACCAACGAACGATCCGGCCGGCAGCATCCATCACGTAATCGCATCGCCACAGGCGGTTTTCCGTCGCGGCGATGCGATTCCCGTGTATGATAATGATTCTCATTAAGACGCCTGCCGTTCTCGACGCCCCGCGCGTCCGCCGGATCATGAAAGACCTGTTGATCGTCGCATCGGCACTCGCCGGTGCGCTGCTGTTCTATTTCAGCGCCCCTCATCAGCGCTGGTTCCGCGCGCCGTGGCGCGCCCGTCCAAGCCGCATTGCCGCCGCCGTATTTTCGATCGCCGCGTTCGCGACCGGCGCGGATGCGCTGCATCCGGCCACGTCGCTGTCGCTCGTCGTCTCGACGATGATGGCCACGTTTGTCGCGTGTCCGCTGCTCGGCGTGCTGATCGAACGACGCAGGTTCAGCACGCGTCAAACCTTGCGTGGCTCGATGCAGGAGCCGGCGCGGTGACGCGCGCTGCGTCGATCGAACGCGACTGGCTGACCAAAACGCTGGCAGGCACCGTGGGCGGTTTCGGTCTTGGCATTGCCGCGAGCGCGTTGCTCGCGTGTCTGTCGCCGGGCGGCCTCGCGATGCCGAACAAGTTTCAGGTCGCGATGTGGCTCGTGCCGCCGGTGTGGATCGCAGTCATCGCGGGCAGCTTCATGTTTCGCAGCGGCCTGCGCGCGTGCGGGTGGCTCGGCGCGGCGAACGTCGCTGCGTTTGCAGTCGTGGCCGCTTGCCGGCACATCATCATCTCCTGATTCTTCTCGAAGGGCCCACCCGATATGCGTAGCGAGGTTCTTCGCGTCTACAAAAGCGTGCATACGTGGACCGGCATTGTCGCCGGGCTGCTGCTTTTCATCGCGTTCTACGCGGGCGCGATCACGATGTTCAAGGATTCGCTCACCGTGTGGACCACGCCGCCGCAAACGCGCGCGCATGCGGCGCCGCTCGATCGCGTGGATGCGCTGATCGACGCGACGCTCGCGGCTCATCCTGCTGCGCGCCGGCAGTTCACGCTCGCGCTCGAAGACGGCGGCGCCCGCCTCACGTGGCAACCGAAACCGGGCGAGCGCTGGAGCGCATCGTTCGACGATGCGGGCCATCTGTTTGCACAGCCGAGCCGTCCGTCGGATGCCGCGCGTTTCATCGACGTACTGCACATGACCGCCGGCGTGCCCGGCAGCTACGCGGTCGGAATGGGCGTGATGGGCGTCGTGTCGATGCTCTACGGGCTCGCGCTGGTCTCCGGCGTAATCGTGTTGCTGCCGACGCTCGTCAAGGATCTGTTTGCGCTGCGTATCGGGAAAAACCTGAAGCGCATGTGGCTCGACGCGCACAACACGATCGGCATCCTGAGTTTGCCGTTTCATGTCGTGATGGCGTTGTCGGTGGTCGCATTCGGTCTGAAGGACAACATCTACGACGTGCAGAACAAGGTCATCTATAGCGGCAAGCTGCAGCCGATGATGGTCGAGCAGAATCCGTTCTTCGCGAAAGCGCCGGCTACGAACGATGCCTCCGTTGCAACAGCGCGCGTCTCCGTGCCCGCGTTGCTCGACAGCGTGCATGCGCGTGCGCCGCATTTCGTTCCGGCGACGCTCTCGTATCGTCATGCAGGCGAACCCGGTGCGACGGTGTTCGTTGGCGGCGACGATCCGCATTTTCTCGCGCGCTCCGGCGGCTTCGCGCTGATGAACCCCGCGAACGGACAGTTCCTGAACGCCGAATTCCTGCCGGGTGAAGGCAACGGCAACACGTGGTCTGCCGCGACGAGCGCGTTCTACGCGCTGCATTTCGGCAGCTACGGCGGCAGTCCGATTCGCTGGAGTTACTTCCTGCTCGGCCTCGCGGGCGCGTTCCTGTTTTACTCGGGCAACCTGCTGTGGATCGAGAGCCGCCGCAAGGCCGCGCGACGCGACGGCCTGCCGGTATCGCAGCGACGCGCGACGTTCGTGATGGCCGCGCTGACCGTCGGTGTGACGCTCGGATGCGTCGTCGGCATCTCGGCGACGCTCGCGGCCGGCAAGCTGTTGAGCGGCCGCGTCGGCGATCTGCATGCGTGGCATATCGGCATC
Encoded here:
- a CDS encoding phosphocholine-specific phospholipase C, producing MTSLTRRNFLRAAAAGAAISTFPPAIRRALAIPANNTTGTINDVQHVVILMQENRSFDHYFGTLPGVRGYADRMTIPQPGGVPVWQQSDSKRTVLPFHLDSTQGNALRAGGAHSWTDAHQAWNNGAMTNWPQFKGDVSMGYLRQSDLSFQFALANAFTICDAYHCSLHGGTNSNRLFLWSGSNGPTGSGLSVVNNDGWDSIAASTTGFTWTSYPERLQAAGVSWKVYENQPDNFTDNPLAGFKAYRKVVEAVTGAPNTPYTAQIDATQPLYKGIGNTMPDGGFLQALSDDIAAGTLPQVSWIVAPASYCEHPSTSTPGQGAWYIQQLLDALTANPDVWSKTVLFINFDENDCFFDHVPPPDAPTRNADGTYAGKSTVDTRFEYFDFPTPPGNGGNEQPDGLTYGPGPRVPMYVVSPWSRGGWVNSQTSDHTSVLRFLEQRFGVKESNISDWRRTVFGDLTSAFDFKNPNSSAVPSIPAPAKAAADTQSDQQSALGAAPVPSVSTQQMPVQPPMARKSRALPYELHVSANADVASGNVWLVFSNTGSVGAVFHVYDRLHLDRTPRRYTVEAGKELSDSWAAVTDNAGAYDLWVLGPNGFHRAFQGNMTSLATGPAPEIRVCYDVVNDATFVTLMNTGKANANFVVTANAYRVDGPWSYAVPPQMQVEPSWNLGTVGGWYDFTVAADNGFVRRFAGRLETGQDSTSDPAS
- a CDS encoding winged helix-turn-helix transcriptional regulator; the encoded protein is MAKRKSLADSACPVARSLDIVGDRWSMLIVRDAFDGIRRFGEFEASLGIARNVLTDRLRRLVEENVFELVPASDGSAYQEYQLTSQGEGLFPVIVMLRQWGEANLFKQGEKHSVLIDRVSGRALRKIPVAREDGSQVRPAQTYVRKIREAA
- a CDS encoding fumarylacetoacetate hydrolase family protein; amino-acid sequence: MPTPSVLAHLPADLDDALLIGRVWRPAPADGPAVIVVRHGEAFDITHVAPTTADLFDRPDAVEVARHAPGESLGPADALLHAALDAATPAAVPSRAPRLLAPCDVQAIKACGVTFAVSLLERVIEEHAGGDAAKADETRAMINQLIGADLSKIKPGSEAAAKLKEELQRRGAWSQYMEVGIGPDAEVFSKAQPMSSVGFGANVGLYPTSQWNNPEPEIVLAVNSRGETVGATLGNDVNLRDIEGRSALLLGKAKDNNGSCSIGPFVRLFDGAFTLDSVRTASVSLRIDGIDDGFVLDGVSHMSEISRDPEDLVQQTCGAHHQYPDGFMLFLGTMFSPIKDRDTPGGGFTHHLGDVVTISTPTLGALVNTVRLSTQIEPWTFGVRALYRNLARRGLGGDIAATAA
- a CDS encoding PepSY-associated TM helix domain-containing protein codes for the protein MRSEVLRVYKSVHTWTGIVAGLLLFIAFYAGAITMFKDSLTVWTTPPQTRAHAAPLDRVDALIDATLAAHPAARRQFTLALEDGGARLTWQPKPGERWSASFDDAGHLFAQPSRPSDAARFIDVLHMTAGVPGSYAVGMGVMGVVSMLYGLALVSGVIVLLPTLVKDLFALRIGKNLKRMWLDAHNTIGILSLPFHVVMALSVVAFGLKDNIYDVQNKVIYSGKLQPMMVEQNPFFAKAPATNDASVATARVSVPALLDSVHARAPHFVPATLSYRHAGEPGATVFVGGDDPHFLARSGGFALMNPANGQFLNAEFLPGEGNGNTWSAATSAFYALHFGSYGGSPIRWSYFLLGLAGAFLFYSGNLLWIESRRKAARRDGLPVSQRRATFVMAALTVGVTLGCVVGISATLAAGKLLSGRVGDLHAWHIGIYYSVFLASIGWALLRGAARASVELLALATLATALIPCASLLGWLAPSTGLWGSASVDALGVDIGAALGALCFAWMWRKTAQRVASGHTDSVWSRRPQRAGIDTVNAEGERSAS